DNA from Patescibacteria group bacterium:
AAAGGCGAGCGAGCGCGGGCAGCGATCATAGCCCTGCATGGTCGTGGGCTCGACAACCTGACAGCGAAGATTCATCGTTGTTTCGTCGGTGAAGATGTCGAGCACTGCCGATGCCGCATCCGGCATCAAGATCATGTCGGACTCGTTGATCCCCTTCCAACCGGCTATTGACGAGCCATCGAACATTTTGCCGTCTTCAAACAGGTCTTCGTCAACCGTGTGCGCGGGGACCGTGACGTGCTGTTCTTTGCCGATCGTGTCGGTGAAACGAAAATCGATAAATTTGACGCCTTCATCTTTGATGAAGACAAGTACTTCTGCGGGCGTCATGGATCTTTCCTCCGGGTAGTCATGGTGCAAAATAATAAAAAGGCCGCGAGACGCGATCCGATAGCGTCTCTATTTGCAGGAAGCGTGCCAAAATAAAGCTTGCCTTAACTCGTTGTTTTTCATAATAATCCGACGACAGCGCGCAGCGTCAGCTGCGAATGCGAGCAACTCGCGCTGAACCCGGATGCGATAACCACTGATGTACATCCCTCCCTAGGCCATGACATAGAGCAGCAAGTTAAACAATATCTTGATAGGAAATTCTTCTAATTCCTTCTATGGAAAAAGAATCAAGAGGCGGGAAGAACCCCGTAGCCAAACCAAGTAAAACTACCAACTTATGGGCTGTATCAAAGCCATCAATATCATCAGAAGGGTCCTTCTCTGCATAACCAATGTCCTGCGCTTTTTTGAGAATAGAAAAAAAATCCTCTTTTGTTTTTTC
Protein-coding regions in this window:
- a CDS encoding glutamine synthetase beta-grasp domain-containing protein, with product MTPAEVLVFIKDEGVKFIDFRFTDTIGKEQHVTVPAHTVDEDLFEDGKMFDGSSIAGWKGINESDMILMPDAASAVLDIFTDETTMNLRCQVVEPTTMQGYDRCPRSLAFRAQAYLESTGIADVAYFGPENEFFVFDHVAWDDNMQGAFYKVDSEEGAWNSG